Within Sorangiineae bacterium MSr11367, the genomic segment TCAATGCACGCGAAGTCGGGGAATACTTCGCCCTTCGTTCCGAGCTGCAAGAAGCCTCGGTCCTCGCCTTCCGCCTGCTGGCAACCGATCTCGAATCCCACCGCGCCCCCGCCGCACTGGTGCGCGCCGCCAAACGCGCGGGCCGCGACGACGAGCGCCACGCGCAGATGACCGCATCGCTCGCCCGCCGGCATGGCGCGAGCACCGCGGTGCCGAAGTTGGAGCGCCCCTCCCCTCGCCCCATCGAGGACGTGGCCATCGAAAATGCCGTCGAAGGGTGCGTGCGCGAGACGTTCTTGGCGCTCATCTCCTCACGGCAGGCCGAAACGGCGAAGGATGACACCATCCGCGCCGCGATGAAGACCATCGCCCGCGACGAATCCGAGCACGCCGCCCTCGCATGGACGTTGGCCAGCTGGCTCGAGCCCCGCGTCGTCGGCGACGCCCGCGCACGGTACGGCAAGGCCGCCCGCACAGCGATTCAAGACCTCCGGACCGAAGCCTACGCCCCCTACCCCGAACCGCTGCGCCGCGTCGTAGGCCTTCCCTCGGTGAGGGACGCTCTGGCCCTCATCGACAGCCTGGATCGCACCATGTGGCAGAAACTAGCCCTGTCGACGAACGGCGTGGTGACCAAATAGACACGGAGATCGCCGAGAGTGGGATAGACTGCGGGCGTGGATGGTGAGGGAGTATCGATGTCTAGCTCAACGCGGAATGCGCCCGTCGGGGCGGTTTGGCGTGAGCAGCTCCTCCGCTCGTCCGAGCAAGCGCTCGAAGATTTGGCGGTAGCGCAAACGGCGGAGGTCGTGTTTGTGCGCGCGGAGGGGGAATCCGTCGCGAGCGGGTATGCGGACGAGGTCGAAGAGAGGGCGCTTGCGCAGGGATTCGTCACCGCTCAGATCGGGGTGGCGACGGAACGAAGCTTCGAGTCGATGGGCGCGCTGGTGCGCGCGGTGTTGCTCGCACTTCGGGTGCCAGGTCCACGCACGGGACGCGGGCGCGGGGTGCTGGAGTTGCTCGACGCGTTTGCGTCACGCAACGGGCGCAAGGCGCTGGCCCTGTTCGACGAGGGCGTCGAGGTCACGGGCGCGGTGGGCGATCTGGTCGCGCTCGCACGGGCCTACGTGGCCGCCGCGTCGCAGCCATCCCGCACGCAGAAGAAGCGGCTGCTCGCGTGGCTCGAGGGCACGGAGCTCGCGCGCGCCGAAGATTCGCCGCTGGCCATGTCCGCCCTCACCGAGCGCACGGCCAAGCGGGCCCTCGCGCAGGTCACCCACTTGATGCGGGTGCTCGGGCATCGGGGCACCTTGCTGGTCTTCCGCAACGGCGAAACGCTGCTGCGGCTCCCGCCGGCGCGCCGCGAGACGGCCTACACCGTGCTCCGCGAGCTCGTCGACAACGCCGACGGCGGCCATGGCCTGTACGCGACGCGCATCGTTCTCATCGGCACCACGGCGTTGTTTCAAGGCACGCGATCGCTCGCGTCGCTCAAGCCACTGGCCACGCGCGTGGCCGCGCTGCCGGGATCGCCGCTGCTCACACCGCCGCATCGCCCGCTCATCGACTTGATGATGCCGGCGTCGTTCGACATCGACACACCGCCCACGCCCGCACCACCCGATCCTTCGCACGACGCCGAGCTTCGCGGGATCATCCGCGCATGCCACGGGTTGCCACCGGTGGAATCGATCCTGTCGATGAGCGTCGGGCAGGAGAGCATCGATCGGACGATCGATCAGCTCTTCGAGCACTCGTTGATGGATAGCTCGGTGTTCG encodes:
- a CDS encoding DUF2791 family P-loop domain-containing protein, whose translation is MSSSTRNAPVGAVWREQLLRSSEQALEDLAVAQTAEVVFVRAEGESVASGYADEVEERALAQGFVTAQIGVATERSFESMGALVRAVLLALRVPGPRTGRGRGVLELLDAFASRNGRKALALFDEGVEVTGAVGDLVALARAYVAAASQPSRTQKKRLLAWLEGTELARAEDSPLAMSALTERTAKRALAQVTHLMRVLGHRGTLLVFRNGETLLRLPPARRETAYTVLRELVDNADGGHGLYATRIVLIGTTALFQGTRSLASLKPLATRVAALPGSPLLTPPHRPLIDLMMPASFDIDTPPTPAPPDPSHDAELRGIIRACHGLPPVESILSMSVGQESIDRTIDQLFEHSLMDSSVFALLTGEYGSGKTHLLLHLAARALAEKRPVFRLSLERLDTDLGNPQRHLRRVLETSILPGKRRAAAVDRLTAWTRDPQTLERLTGALEAIAELQGDTGTTAQRALARAKGAKARGAALEAFLGAADLVDKPGGANYRQDAYGRLLVWVELLERLEGCAGPVVLIDEAENLYKMGISRSERRTALRSLSFYCGGTLPRACVVMAITPDVLDQLRNESQELLDEVSAQSTVLDAEDATMLRRRLVRLKPISVPALGREHRATLLGRVYATHTRVRARRPDATWGQYAETLLARDELTPRELVRYAAEWLESSWWSRKPRKG